The following are encoded together in the Tatumella ptyseos genome:
- the nrdR gene encoding transcriptional regulator NrdR, protein MYCPFCNAVDTKVIDSRLVSEGSSVRRRRQCLLCSERFTTFEIAELVMPRVIKSDEVREPFDEEKMMRGLMKALEKRPVSADALDNAVHRIKARLRATGERELPSKVVGNYVMDELKLLDKVAYIRFASVYRSFEDVREFGEEIAKLGSE, encoded by the coding sequence ATGTATTGCCCTTTTTGTAACGCTGTCGATACCAAAGTCATTGATTCTCGTTTAGTCAGCGAAGGGTCGTCAGTGCGTCGCCGTAGGCAGTGTTTACTTTGTAGCGAACGCTTTACCACCTTCGAAATCGCTGAGTTGGTGATGCCACGTGTCATCAAAAGCGACGAGGTTCGAGAGCCTTTTGATGAAGAAAAAATGATGCGTGGGCTGATGAAAGCCTTAGAAAAACGTCCAGTCAGTGCCGATGCTTTGGATAATGCAGTGCACCGAATCAAAGCGAGATTACGTGCGACCGGGGAACGCGAGCTGCCAAGTAAGGTGGTCGGGAATTACGTCATGGATGAATTGAAGCTATTGGATAAAGTCGCTTATATCCGCTTTGCTTCAGTCTACCGCAGTTTTGAAGATGTCCGCGAGTTCGGTGAAGAAATCGCTAAGCTGGGGAGCGAGTGA
- a CDS encoding AAA family ATPase has protein sequence MKILTLRLKNLNSLRGEWFIDFTLPPFSDNGLFAITGETGAGKTTLLDAICLALYHQTPRLGAISPTQNQLMTRGTSDCLAEVEFEIKGEVWRAFWSQNRARNDHRGKLQPPKVELARCADNKIVADKVSDKLKTIETLSGLNFQRFTRSMMLSQGQFAAFLNAPVSERAELLEELTGTDIYGRLSQQVYERHKHYKIELDQLQAKLSGVTLLNDSQRDALFQQRKDLAQERDALHQHIEQLHHALNWQHYHQQLLQHATDSQQALITTQQQAEAVVPLRDQLAAYQPAAQLLPFWQALEQSTHSLTVTRTQQASLQQQMEQEEQQLLTHYQAWQNSVQTEQQFQGYHQQQQQLLVEQIIPLDERIKQLAQQQLELEQHQRPLQLTYQEIGQQLGLITQQAETLQQRIGVIKDWQNRYPTLSDWGPELGGWQRTAEQLLREKNAHQAMIKQIEQRKSTLHSLSRERSGQQQRIDDALHLVNASESALTAFLHHPLAQEETSAFEALTQWHQQQGQLTPCYQQLLRYSEQWQTQTSAAQQAQQALTHSEQQLSTLQQQHNQHTRQLETETAHLNALEKLCVLEQQVADLQRLRESLQEGEPCAVCGSTSHPGHQESADNVPTSNHFSARDEQREAVDRIKQVLTRLEADCHNSQREAQHQRQLLAQGEERIIALRSTWQQETAQHGIPLSIENREELEQAYAQQQDSQQRYQQALEQQQRRHAQRNQLEKTLYQHQQNLQQQQQAAALTDQHSRSEQEQLDTLTQQAHSAQEDFQQKLESLLQHLAQYQLPPLPIAQLTEILTEYQQIWRTYQEHQKERLACETDLHTLTERLASLQREQTQREMEIHHREQQLLAGQSAYQQCRTERQALVGDQSVGALRQALEERAAQYRLDEQQHRQRWQSCKDQQQQTHGEMRQLITQLESLMTQRQHTEQQFVEALQASRFADQQQFMAAILPESVVKDYQHKIEQAEQQIDRAKTRLQQAEQAVVQHNQTPPPLAQETGEILSAQRHQQQERYQQVLVQQGEVAQQLQADETLTQQQSSLIAMITERQVHLATWDHLNELIGSASGDKFRRFAQGLTLEHLVWLANQQLERLHGRYRLQRTERDLLELQVVDQWQADECRDTKTLSGGESFLVSLALALALSDLMSEKNHIDSLFLDEGFGTLDPATLDTALDALDSLNASGKMIGVISHVEAMKERIPIQINVKKVNGLGFSSLAITQ, from the coding sequence ATGAAAATATTAACGTTACGCCTTAAAAATTTAAATTCCCTGCGCGGGGAATGGTTTATCGACTTTACCTTACCGCCTTTTAGCGACAATGGATTATTTGCTATTACTGGGGAAACCGGTGCAGGCAAAACCACGTTACTGGATGCAATATGCTTAGCGCTTTATCATCAGACGCCTCGTTTAGGGGCTATTTCCCCTACACAAAATCAGCTTATGACCCGTGGAACCAGCGATTGTTTAGCAGAAGTTGAGTTTGAGATTAAAGGGGAAGTTTGGCGAGCCTTTTGGAGTCAAAATCGAGCAAGAAACGATCATCGTGGTAAGTTACAACCCCCAAAAGTAGAGCTGGCTCGCTGCGCCGATAATAAAATTGTCGCGGATAAAGTGTCGGATAAACTAAAGACAATCGAAACCTTATCTGGCCTCAATTTCCAGCGTTTCACTCGTTCAATGATGCTATCTCAAGGGCAGTTTGCCGCCTTCCTCAACGCTCCCGTCTCCGAACGGGCTGAATTACTTGAAGAACTGACAGGGACGGATATCTATGGGCGTCTGTCACAGCAGGTTTATGAGCGGCATAAGCACTATAAGATCGAGCTCGATCAACTGCAGGCCAAGCTCTCTGGCGTTACGCTACTTAACGATTCGCAGCGTGACGCGTTGTTTCAACAACGTAAAGATTTAGCACAAGAACGTGATGCCTTACATCAACACATTGAACAGCTACACCATGCACTGAATTGGCAACACTATCATCAACAGCTTCTTCAACACGCCACTGATAGCCAGCAGGCGTTAATCACGACGCAACAGCAAGCAGAGGCCGTCGTCCCGCTACGAGACCAACTTGCCGCCTACCAACCTGCAGCGCAACTATTACCCTTTTGGCAAGCCTTGGAGCAATCTACCCATAGCTTAACGGTGACACGTACGCAACAAGCATCGTTACAACAACAGATGGAACAAGAAGAACAGCAATTATTGACCCACTATCAAGCCTGGCAAAATAGCGTTCAAACGGAACAACAATTCCAAGGCTACCATCAGCAGCAACAGCAATTACTGGTGGAACAGATCATCCCCCTTGATGAACGGATTAAACAGTTAGCTCAGCAACAGCTCGAACTCGAACAGCATCAACGTCCCTTGCAACTGACCTATCAGGAGATAGGGCAGCAGTTGGGCTTAATAACGCAACAAGCGGAAACTCTGCAGCAACGTATAGGCGTGATAAAGGATTGGCAAAACCGCTATCCGACGCTCAGTGATTGGGGGCCGGAACTGGGTGGCTGGCAGCGTACAGCCGAGCAGCTGTTGCGAGAGAAAAACGCCCATCAAGCCATGATAAAACAAATTGAACAGCGAAAAAGCACACTGCATTCGCTAAGCCGTGAACGGTCAGGCCAACAGCAACGGATTGATGACGCGCTACACCTGGTTAACGCGAGCGAATCGGCCTTAACTGCATTTCTACACCATCCCCTGGCACAAGAGGAAACGTCGGCTTTCGAGGCCCTAACGCAATGGCACCAACAACAGGGACAATTAACGCCCTGCTATCAACAATTATTACGCTATTCTGAACAGTGGCAAACGCAGACATCCGCTGCTCAGCAGGCGCAACAAGCGCTTACTCATAGCGAACAACAGCTGAGCACTTTGCAACAGCAGCATAACCAGCATACACGGCAGCTGGAAACCGAAACCGCGCACCTCAACGCTTTAGAGAAACTCTGTGTTTTAGAGCAACAGGTTGCAGATTTACAACGTCTGCGCGAAAGTTTGCAAGAAGGCGAGCCTTGTGCGGTGTGTGGTTCAACTTCGCATCCAGGTCACCAAGAAAGCGCGGATAATGTTCCTACCTCCAACCATTTTTCTGCCCGTGATGAGCAGCGAGAAGCGGTCGACAGGATTAAGCAAGTGCTTACCCGCTTGGAGGCTGACTGCCACAATAGTCAGCGTGAGGCACAGCATCAACGTCAGCTACTTGCTCAAGGGGAGGAGCGTATTATCGCCCTACGCTCAACATGGCAACAGGAAACCGCACAACATGGCATTCCTTTGAGTATTGAGAACCGTGAAGAACTAGAGCAGGCTTATGCCCAACAGCAGGATTCTCAGCAGCGTTACCAGCAGGCTCTGGAACAGCAACAGCGTCGTCACGCACAGCGCAATCAACTCGAGAAAACACTTTATCAACATCAACAAAACCTACAGCAGCAACAGCAAGCTGCAGCGTTAACCGACCAGCACTCTCGGTCAGAACAGGAACAACTCGATACGCTAACGCAGCAGGCTCACAGCGCACAGGAAGATTTCCAACAGAAGTTGGAGAGTCTCTTACAACATTTGGCACAGTATCAATTACCGCCGCTACCGATCGCACAACTGACTGAGATCTTAACCGAGTACCAACAAATTTGGCGAACCTATCAAGAACACCAGAAAGAACGCCTCGCTTGTGAAACAGACCTGCATACTTTGACAGAACGGCTGGCATCCCTACAGCGCGAACAGACTCAGCGTGAAATGGAAATCCACCACCGTGAGCAACAGCTGCTTGCAGGTCAGTCGGCTTACCAACAATGCCGAACAGAGCGTCAGGCATTGGTCGGTGATCAGTCAGTCGGCGCATTACGCCAAGCACTCGAAGAACGTGCTGCGCAATATCGGCTTGATGAACAGCAACATCGGCAGCGCTGGCAAAGCTGTAAGGACCAACAACAACAGACTCATGGCGAGATGCGCCAGCTTATCACGCAACTCGAGAGTCTGATGACTCAGCGTCAACATACTGAGCAACAGTTCGTAGAAGCCTTACAGGCGTCACGCTTCGCCGACCAACAACAGTTTATGGCGGCTATCCTGCCGGAATCGGTCGTTAAGGACTACCAGCATAAAATCGAACAAGCTGAACAGCAGATTGACCGCGCTAAAACGCGACTGCAGCAAGCTGAACAAGCGGTAGTGCAACACAACCAAACCCCTCCTCCTCTCGCGCAAGAGACTGGCGAGATACTGTCCGCGCAACGCCACCAGCAACAAGAGCGTTATCAGCAGGTATTAGTTCAGCAAGGTGAGGTGGCTCAGCAGCTTCAAGCCGACGAGACACTCACTCAGCAGCAATCCTCCCTCATCGCGATGATCACTGAACGACAAGTTCATTTAGCGACTTGGGATCACCTTAACGAGCTAATTGGTTCCGCCAGCGGTGATAAATTCCGACGCTTCGCTCAAGGTCTCACGCTTGAACACCTCGTGTGGCTCGCCAATCAGCAGTTGGAACGCTTGCATGGCCGTTATCGTTTACAACGAACCGAACGAGACTTACTCGAATTACAAGTGGTGGATCAATGGCAAGCTGACGAGTGTCGTGATACTAAAACCCTTTCAGGAGGGGAGAGCTTCTTAGTCAGCCTTGCACTGGCTCTAGCCCTATCGGACTTAATGAGTGAAAAAAATCATATCGACTCGCTGTTCTTAGATGAAGGCTTTGGTACGCTTGACCCCGCCACCTTGGATACCGCGCTAGATGCGCTGGATAGTCTTAATGCCTCGGGGAAAATGATTGGCGTGATTAGTCATGTAGAGGCCATGAAAGAACGTATTCCGATCCAGATTAACGTTAAAAAGGTGAATGGCTTAGGCTTTTCATCCTTGGCTATCACCCAATAA
- the lysM gene encoding peptidoglycan-binding protein LysM gives MGLFDFVKEAGEKIWDSVSSHDDAATKIQDHLKKLGIPDADKVQVNVDGDKATVNGDGISQELKEKILVAIGNVAGISNVEDNVKTNDTGTESKFYTVKSGDTLSGIAKQVYGDANQYNKIFEANKPMLSHPDKIYPGQSLRIPA, from the coding sequence ATGGGCTTATTTGATTTTGTTAAAGAAGCGGGTGAAAAAATTTGGGATTCAGTCTCTTCACACGACGATGCGGCAACCAAAATTCAAGATCACTTAAAAAAACTCGGGATTCCTGATGCTGACAAAGTGCAAGTCAATGTTGATGGCGACAAAGCAACCGTTAATGGCGATGGAATTAGCCAAGAGTTGAAAGAGAAAATACTCGTCGCTATTGGTAATGTCGCGGGGATTAGTAACGTAGAAGATAACGTGAAAACAAACGATACTGGGACTGAAAGCAAGTTCTATACCGTGAAGTCAGGCGACACGCTAAGTGGTATTGCCAAGCAAGTTTACGGTGACGCTAACCAATACAATAAAATCTTTGAAGCGAATAAGCCGATGCTGTCGCATCCCGACAAAATCTATCCAGGTCAATCGCTGCGTATTCCTGCTTAA
- the brnQ gene encoding branched-chain amino acid transport system II carrier protein, producing MMKRLTTRDILALGFMTFALFVGAGNIIFPPMVGIQSGEHVWVSAIGFLITAVGLPVATVIALARVGGGVDSLSTPVGKAAGIVLAMVCYLAVGPLFATPRTATVSFEVGIGPLVGENSMALAIYSAIYFCLVIVISLFPGKLLDTVGHFLAPVKIVALAILGIAALMWPAGNNLPATEVYQHAAFSNGFVNGYLTMDTLGALVFGIVIVNAARSRGIESPQLLTRYTVLAGLIAGVGLTLVYLSLFKLGSDSGSLISQTANGAAILHAYVQHTFGAGGSLFLGVLIFIACMVTAIGLTCACAEFFAQYIPLSYKTLVVILGVFAMIISNLGLTHLIAISVPVLTAIYPPCIVLVLLSFTLNWWQEAGRIIKPAMAVSLVFGIIDGLKASDFSSVVPASLQHLPLSEQNLSWLPPVLVVIIVAAIIDRMKGKAVSVKTTQ from the coding sequence ATGATGAAACGTTTAACGACTAGGGACATTTTAGCGCTGGGGTTTATGACCTTTGCGTTGTTTGTCGGTGCCGGTAATATTATTTTCCCTCCAATGGTCGGTATTCAATCCGGCGAACATGTGTGGGTTTCCGCTATTGGTTTCTTGATTACAGCAGTAGGTTTACCCGTTGCGACCGTTATTGCACTGGCCCGGGTCGGTGGTGGGGTGGATAGCCTCAGTACACCTGTCGGTAAAGCGGCCGGTATTGTGTTGGCAATGGTCTGCTATTTAGCGGTTGGCCCACTCTTTGCGACGCCTCGTACCGCAACAGTTTCCTTTGAAGTGGGGATTGGCCCACTAGTAGGTGAGAATTCAATGGCACTGGCTATCTACAGTGCGATCTATTTCTGCCTCGTTATCGTGATTTCACTATTCCCTGGCAAACTTCTTGATACTGTTGGTCATTTCCTGGCTCCGGTTAAAATTGTTGCGCTAGCGATTCTGGGCATTGCTGCATTAATGTGGCCAGCAGGAAATAATCTCCCTGCAACAGAAGTTTATCAGCATGCGGCATTTTCTAATGGTTTCGTGAATGGTTATCTGACCATGGACACCTTAGGGGCCTTGGTATTTGGCATTGTTATTGTGAATGCTGCGCGTTCTCGGGGTATCGAGAGTCCACAATTACTGACGCGCTATACTGTGCTAGCAGGATTAATTGCTGGTGTGGGACTGACACTGGTTTATCTATCACTGTTTAAATTAGGTTCAGACAGCGGGAGTTTAATCAGCCAAACCGCAAACGGTGCAGCAATTCTTCACGCGTATGTGCAACATACGTTCGGTGCGGGTGGCAGCCTGTTCTTGGGAGTGCTGATCTTTATTGCCTGTATGGTGACTGCAATCGGCCTAACCTGTGCCTGTGCTGAGTTCTTTGCGCAATACATCCCACTGTCCTATAAGACGTTGGTGGTGATCCTTGGTGTATTTGCCATGATTATTTCAAATCTTGGTTTAACGCATCTGATCGCTATTTCGGTACCCGTGTTAACCGCTATTTATCCGCCGTGTATCGTATTAGTCCTACTAAGCTTTACCCTTAATTGGTGGCAAGAAGCGGGTCGAATCATCAAACCTGCGATGGCAGTTAGCTTAGTATTCGGGATTATCGATGGATTAAAAGCCAGTGATTTTAGTTCAGTCGTACCAGCAAGCCTGCAACATTTACCTCTGTCCGAACAAAATTTATCATGGTTACCTCCAGTGTTAGTCGTTATTATTGTGGCGGCTATCATTGATAGAATGAAGGGCAAGGCTGTCAGCGTGAAAACCACGCAGTAA
- the phoR gene encoding phosphate regulon sensor histidine kinase PhoR has product MLDKLSLKTLLLELCLVLIVASVIGFFFHQPAIAIIIGLLGLLGWHFKQLLRLSHWLWMDRSMTPPSGRGSWEPLFYGLLLMQQRNKRRRSELRSLIQRFRSGAESLPDALVLVTEEGNIFWCNGLAQHLLGLRWPEDNGQNIQNLLRYPEFTRYLQQRQFTHPLVQSLNNGQQVEFRVMPYSDQQWLIVGRDVSQIHQLENMRRNFFANVSHELRTPLTVLQGYLEMLEGGAMPPASQQKALASMQAQTHRMAELVKQLLTLSRIEATPAYEMRQHIDIPRLLEQVYQDAIALSDGRHQLVYDVDQSLTVRGNEEQLRSALSNLVFNAINHTPSGTEITIRWQKIATGAEFTVSDNGPGIAPEHLSRLTERFYRVDGSRSRHSGGSGLGLAIVKHALSHHGSKLRIESQPHHLTLFSFQLTKSYILNDE; this is encoded by the coding sequence GTGCTTGATAAATTATCACTCAAAACACTTTTGCTTGAGCTATGTCTTGTTCTTATTGTAGCCTCGGTCATCGGATTTTTTTTTCATCAACCCGCCATTGCAATAATCATTGGGCTTTTGGGGCTTCTCGGGTGGCATTTTAAGCAACTTCTACGTCTCTCGCATTGGCTTTGGATGGATCGAAGTATGACTCCACCATCGGGGCGTGGCAGTTGGGAACCGCTCTTCTATGGTCTCCTCTTGATGCAACAGCGCAACAAGCGCCGGCGCAGTGAATTACGTTCCTTAATTCAGCGGTTTCGAAGCGGAGCCGAATCACTTCCTGATGCCCTAGTCTTGGTCACGGAAGAGGGGAATATTTTTTGGTGCAACGGCTTAGCACAACACTTACTTGGATTACGCTGGCCCGAAGATAATGGTCAAAATATTCAAAACCTCTTACGTTATCCTGAATTCACGCGCTATTTGCAGCAACGGCAATTTACACATCCCTTAGTACAAAGCTTGAATAATGGTCAACAGGTAGAGTTCAGAGTGATGCCTTATAGCGATCAACAATGGTTGATTGTTGGCAGGGACGTGAGTCAAATTCATCAACTCGAAAATATGCGTCGAAATTTTTTTGCCAATGTCAGTCATGAGTTACGAACCCCACTCACTGTACTCCAAGGCTATCTGGAGATGCTTGAAGGGGGGGCAATGCCGCCGGCAAGCCAGCAAAAGGCACTTGCCTCGATGCAAGCGCAAACGCATCGTATGGCTGAATTGGTCAAACAACTTCTGACCCTTTCAAGAATCGAAGCAACCCCCGCTTATGAGATGCGCCAACATATCGATATTCCCCGACTTCTCGAGCAGGTTTATCAGGATGCCATCGCACTTAGCGATGGACGTCACCAGTTGGTTTACGACGTAGATCAAAGCTTAACGGTGCGAGGAAATGAAGAGCAATTACGTAGTGCACTCTCTAATCTCGTGTTTAACGCAATCAACCATACGCCAAGCGGAACTGAAATTACGATCCGTTGGCAGAAAATTGCCACCGGTGCTGAATTTACCGTGAGTGATAATGGACCAGGAATAGCGCCTGAACACCTCTCTCGACTGACCGAACGTTTCTATCGTGTCGATGGATCACGATCGCGGCATTCTGGAGGAAGCGGATTAGGCCTAGCGATTGTTAAACATGCCTTAAGTCATCATGGCAGTAAGTTACGAATTGAGAGTCAACCTCATCATCTAACGCTATTCAGTTTCCAGCTGACGAAATCCTATATCCTCAATGACGAGTAA
- the proY gene encoding proline-specific permease ProY yields the protein MQQKNTLKRGLSIRHIRFMALGSAIGTGLFYGSADAIRMAGPSVLLAYIIGGLVAYIIMRALGEMSVNNPSASSFSRYANDYLGPWAGYLTGWTYCFEILIVGIADVTAFGVYMGVWFPEVPHWIWVLSVVFIIGAINMMSVKTFGEVEFWFSFFKIATITLMIIAGFGMIIWGIGNGGQPTGISNLWTHGGFFAHGLVGMLLSLQMVMFAYGGIEIIGITAGEAENPEKSIPKAINSVPWRILVFYVATLFVIMAIYPWNQVGTQGSPFVLTFQHLGIAAAASILNFVVITASLSAINSDIFGVGRMLHGLAEQGQAPAIFRKVSSRGAPAVTVVVMMVALLVAVLLNYLMPEKVFLVIASLATFATVWVWIMILLSQIASRIKMGKEAAKSLKFALPGGVMLSSIAVIFLVFIIALIGYFPDTRLSLYAGAVWVVLLMLGYPLTRRNR from the coding sequence ATGCAACAAAAAAATACCCTAAAACGGGGATTGAGTATTCGGCATATCCGTTTTATGGCACTAGGTTCGGCGATAGGAACGGGCTTATTTTATGGGTCTGCGGATGCGATTCGTATGGCTGGGCCAAGTGTCCTGTTAGCCTATATTATCGGTGGACTCGTCGCGTATATTATTATGCGAGCCCTTGGCGAAATGTCGGTCAATAATCCTTCAGCCAGTTCCTTTTCACGTTATGCCAATGATTATTTGGGGCCTTGGGCGGGGTATTTGACCGGCTGGACCTACTGTTTTGAAATCTTGATCGTGGGTATTGCCGATGTCACAGCATTCGGCGTTTATATGGGAGTTTGGTTCCCAGAGGTGCCCCATTGGATTTGGGTACTGAGTGTCGTCTTTATTATTGGCGCGATTAACATGATGAGCGTCAAAACCTTCGGTGAAGTCGAGTTTTGGTTCTCCTTCTTTAAAATTGCCACCATTACGTTAATGATTATCGCTGGCTTCGGTATGATCATTTGGGGCATAGGTAATGGGGGGCAGCCAACCGGTATCTCTAATTTATGGACACATGGCGGATTTTTTGCGCATGGTTTAGTAGGGATGTTACTTTCGTTGCAAATGGTCATGTTCGCCTACGGCGGAATTGAGATTATCGGGATCACCGCCGGTGAAGCCGAAAACCCCGAAAAATCAATTCCTAAAGCGATCAACTCCGTTCCTTGGCGTATTCTTGTGTTCTATGTCGCGACACTGTTCGTGATTATGGCAATCTATCCTTGGAACCAAGTCGGTACTCAAGGCAGTCCCTTTGTTCTAACGTTCCAGCATTTAGGGATTGCCGCAGCAGCCTCGATCTTAAACTTTGTTGTCATTACCGCTTCCCTTTCTGCCATTAATAGCGATATTTTTGGAGTAGGGCGTATGCTGCACGGATTGGCAGAGCAGGGACAAGCGCCTGCGATTTTCCGAAAGGTTTCCTCACGCGGCGCCCCAGCAGTGACAGTAGTCGTCATGATGGTGGCACTATTGGTTGCGGTATTGCTCAACTATTTAATGCCGGAAAAAGTCTTTTTAGTGATCGCTTCATTAGCGACCTTTGCGACGGTGTGGGTATGGATCATGATCTTACTTTCGCAAATTGCTTCACGGATCAAAATGGGGAAAGAGGCGGCTAAATCGCTGAAATTTGCTCTGCCTGGCGGTGTTATGCTGTCCAGTATAGCCGTGATCTTTTTGGTCTTTATTATCGCGTTGATTGGCTATTTCCCTGATACTCGCTTGTCATTATATGCGGGTGCAGTTTGGGTAGTGTTACTGATGCTAGGCTATCCATTGACCCGTCGTAATCGCTAG
- the phoB gene encoding phosphate regulon transcriptional regulator PhoB codes for MAKRILVVEDEAPIREMICFVLEQNGYEVIEAEDYDRALRQLIEPWPDLILLDWMLPGGSGINYIRHLKKEALTRDIPVLMLTAKGEEEDRVRGLDAGADDYMLKPFSPKELIARIKAIIRRTSPMPEDEVIDIQGLVLDPSSHRVMVGEMPVDMGPTEYRLLHFFMSHPEKVYTREHLLNQVWGTNVYVEDRTVDVHIRRLRKALEASGYEKMIQTVRGAGYRFSIRY; via the coding sequence ATGGCCAAGCGGATCTTAGTAGTAGAAGATGAAGCCCCCATTCGCGAAATGATTTGTTTTGTACTTGAACAGAATGGTTATGAGGTAATCGAAGCAGAAGACTATGATCGTGCTCTCCGACAATTAATAGAGCCTTGGCCAGATTTAATCTTGCTGGATTGGATGTTACCAGGTGGCAGTGGTATTAATTATATTCGGCATCTAAAGAAAGAAGCCTTAACCCGAGATATCCCCGTGCTCATGCTGACGGCGAAAGGGGAGGAAGAAGATCGCGTTCGTGGACTTGATGCCGGAGCCGATGATTACATGCTTAAGCCTTTTTCCCCAAAAGAGTTGATCGCACGAATCAAAGCGATTATTCGCCGGACCTCACCCATGCCTGAAGATGAGGTTATTGATATTCAAGGACTGGTTTTAGACCCGAGTTCACATCGCGTGATGGTAGGTGAAATGCCAGTTGATATGGGGCCGACAGAATACCGCCTGTTACACTTCTTTATGTCCCATCCCGAAAAAGTCTATACCCGCGAACATCTATTGAATCAGGTCTGGGGGACAAACGTCTATGTGGAAGATCGAACCGTAGATGTTCATATACGACGCTTACGTAAAGCGCTGGAAGCTTCAGGTTATGAAAAAATGATCCAAACGGTACGCGGCGCAGGTTATCGTTTTTCGATACGCTATTAA
- the sbcD gene encoding exonuclease subunit SbcD, which produces MKIVHTSDWHLGQFFYARSRAAEHQAFFHWLKRLVIDQEVDAIIVAGDIFDTATPASYARELLNQFIVSLQETGCQLYLLAGNHDSVATLNESRELVACLNTHIITGPDEQGGSPLFPLKERNGNIAAILCAIPYLRPRDIQLSQAGLSGKEKQQDLLQAITRYYHDIFQQACDYSAQHQLESLPIIATGHLTALGVTKSDSVRDIYIGSLEAFPANAFPPADYIALGHIHRPQNVSGEKPIRYSGSPIPLSFDELGSSKSITLITLTADQPLQWQTVDIPCFQPMRSLKGSLSELADQLAALEAPISGQKIWLDIEIHHEEYLSDLQQRVEKMAEGLAVEILLLRRKRLQSSLAVNIKMKETLNELTPEEVFRRRLAQEPLDEAQYHSMLQLFREVSAQLNEEQG; this is translated from the coding sequence ATGAAAATAGTTCATACCTCAGATTGGCATTTGGGCCAGTTCTTTTATGCTCGAAGTCGTGCAGCAGAACATCAGGCTTTTTTTCACTGGCTGAAGAGGTTAGTCATCGACCAAGAGGTTGATGCCATCATAGTGGCGGGTGATATTTTTGATACAGCCACCCCAGCAAGTTATGCCCGAGAACTCTTAAACCAATTTATTGTGTCCCTGCAAGAAACCGGCTGTCAGCTCTATCTTTTAGCAGGTAACCATGATTCAGTCGCTACGCTCAATGAATCAAGAGAACTCGTTGCCTGCCTTAATACCCATATTATTACGGGTCCGGATGAGCAAGGTGGCTCACCTCTCTTTCCTTTGAAAGAGAGAAACGGGAATATTGCGGCAATTCTCTGTGCCATTCCTTATTTACGCCCGCGTGATATTCAACTGAGCCAAGCCGGACTTTCAGGCAAAGAGAAACAACAAGACCTGTTACAAGCTATCACGCGCTATTATCATGATATTTTCCAGCAAGCCTGTGATTACTCGGCGCAGCATCAGCTTGAAAGCCTACCTATCATTGCAACCGGGCACCTTACTGCACTCGGCGTGACGAAGAGCGATTCTGTTCGCGATATCTACATTGGTTCTTTGGAAGCCTTCCCTGCAAATGCCTTTCCGCCTGCGGATTATATTGCGTTAGGCCATATCCACCGCCCGCAAAATGTTAGCGGCGAGAAACCGATTCGCTATTCGGGTTCACCGATTCCGTTGAGTTTTGACGAACTCGGCTCGTCAAAGAGTATCACCCTAATCACCCTAACAGCTGACCAGCCATTACAGTGGCAAACTGTCGATATTCCCTGTTTTCAACCGATGCGCAGCTTGAAAGGAAGCTTAAGTGAGCTTGCTGATCAGCTAGCAGCTTTAGAAGCGCCGATATCTGGGCAGAAAATCTGGCTTGATATCGAGATCCACCACGAGGAATATCTCAGCGATTTGCAACAACGGGTAGAAAAAATGGCAGAGGGCCTCGCCGTGGAAATTCTCTTACTGCGGCGTAAACGACTTCAGTCCTCGCTAGCGGTTAATATAAAAATGAAAGAAACCTTGAATGAACTTACGCCAGAAGAAGTTTTTCGCCGACGTTTAGCCCAAGAGCCGTTGGACGAGGCGCAATATCACAGCATGCTACAACTGTTCCGAGAAGTCTCAGCCCAGTTAAATGAGGAACAGGGATAA